A genomic window from Candidatus Afararchaeum irisae includes:
- a CDS encoding NAD(P)/FAD-dependent oxidoreductase has translation MHDLVVVGGGPAGSTLARESAERGLDVVLLEKGEIGLPLACSGHLSDEIWDFLPESARSLVENEIRGARFHVGDSTYRFYSDSTVSYALDRVEMDRLLAREAEKAGATVLERHEATSLSVDTSTVEVSTHDDVFESRLVAGCDGPFSTVRESLGFDDPGEILHGFLGFTDEDGTDDFVDVYLDVPGFFGWRIPRGDSVEYGAASRSDVREKFETYVAPDADLRDVCGGGIPLVPPSETADPERRAFLVGDAAAQVKPFTGGGIVYGMTAAGIGAEVIDPERPETLAEYETRWRDELGRDILLGRLIRRFYDLPAFVQRKVLGLFEGEIYVDMDRPTSLFNRRTARRVLGNLTSSESLSQYSKL, from the coding sequence ATGCACGACCTCGTCGTAGTCGGAGGAGGACCCGCGGGCTCGACTCTCGCGCGTGAGTCTGCCGAGAGGGGTCTAGACGTCGTACTTCTCGAAAAGGGAGAGATAGGTCTGCCTCTCGCTTGTTCGGGACATCTCTCCGACGAGATCTGGGACTTTCTCCCCGAGTCGGCGCGGTCGCTGGTCGAGAACGAGATACGTGGCGCGCGGTTCCACGTCGGCGACTCGACCTACAGGTTCTACTCCGACTCGACAGTCTCGTACGCCTTAGACAGGGTTGAGATGGACAGGCTCCTCGCACGTGAGGCGGAGAAGGCAGGCGCGACAGTTCTGGAGAGACACGAGGCTACGAGTCTGAGCGTTGACACCTCGACAGTCGAGGTCTCTACCCACGACGATGTCTTCGAGTCACGTCTCGTCGCTGGATGTGACGGACCCTTCTCGACAGTCAGGGAGTCGCTTGGATTCGACGACCCCGGCGAGATACTCCACGGCTTTCTCGGATTCACGGACGAGGACGGCACGGATGACTTCGTCGACGTCTACCTCGATGTCCCGGGTTTCTTCGGATGGAGGATACCGAGGGGCGACTCAGTCGAGTACGGCGCGGCTTCGCGCTCCGACGTACGTGAGAAGTTCGAGACGTACGTCGCCCCTGACGCCGATCTCAGAGACGTGTGTGGTGGAGGAATACCACTCGTCCCGCCGTCTGAGACAGCCGATCCCGAGAGACGCGCCTTTCTGGTCGGTGACGCCGCCGCACAGGTCAAGCCATTCACGGGCGGTGGGATAGTATACGGAATGACCGCCGCGGGGATCGGAGCCGAGGTCATCGATCCTGAGAGACCCGAGACTCTCGCCGAGTATGAGACACGGTGGAGAGACGAACTCGGGCGCGATATTCTCCTCGGCAGGCTCATAAGGAGATTCTACGATCTTCCTGCCTTCGTGCAGAGGAAAGTCCTGGGACTCTTCGAGGGAGAGATATACGTCGACATGGACCGTCCAACATCTCTGTTTAACAGACGTACGGCACGACGTGTACTCGGAAACCTAACGTCTTCTGAGTCTCTGAGTCAGTATAGCAAACTTTGA
- a CDS encoding bifunctional oligoribonuclease/PAP phosphatase NrnA: protein MTDSLVDVLRTGRSLAVVCHDNPDPDCIASALSLRRIAEEEELDVIEILYGGDISHQQNRAFVNLLGIEMQHLSESDVDAYDLVAFVDHSVPGANNSVPEEVDVDIVIDHHPLDDEVEARYVDRRTEYGATTTLLVEYLRELGIEPDTDLATALLFAIRRETLNFLRDTTPKEYDAARYLHPLADKTMLREMVQPAFTPATLDTIGEAIRNREVRASALISGVGRTTERDALPQCADYLMNLEGVATVVVFGIVNDDIHISARSNDSRINLDDVMREAFGDVGSAGGHHDMAGAQIPLGIFSDLADSEEYVDLASEIIERRFFDAMNLSATTSNGNGE, encoded by the coding sequence GTGACTGACAGCCTCGTGGACGTCCTACGGACGGGGAGGTCTCTGGCTGTCGTCTGCCACGACAATCCTGACCCCGACTGTATAGCGAGCGCGCTGAGTCTCCGAAGGATAGCCGAGGAGGAAGAGCTCGATGTCATCGAGATACTCTACGGAGGTGACATCTCTCACCAGCAGAACCGCGCCTTCGTCAACCTCCTCGGCATAGAGATGCAGCATCTCTCGGAGTCGGACGTCGACGCGTACGACCTAGTCGCCTTCGTCGATCACTCAGTTCCGGGAGCCAACAACTCGGTTCCCGAGGAGGTCGATGTCGACATAGTCATAGACCACCATCCCCTCGACGACGAGGTCGAAGCGAGGTACGTAGACAGGAGAACCGAGTACGGCGCGACGACGACTCTTCTCGTCGAGTACCTCCGTGAGCTCGGAATAGAGCCCGATACCGACCTCGCGACGGCTCTTCTGTTTGCGATAAGGAGAGAGACACTCAACTTCCTCCGTGACACGACGCCGAAGGAGTACGACGCCGCGCGTTATCTCCATCCCCTCGCCGACAAGACCATGTTGAGGGAGATGGTACAGCCCGCTTTCACGCCCGCGACACTCGACACTATAGGCGAGGCGATACGTAACCGTGAGGTTCGGGCATCGGCTCTAATCTCGGGGGTCGGACGTACGACCGAGAGGGACGCTCTTCCTCAGTGTGCCGACTACCTCATGAACCTCGAAGGCGTCGCCACTGTCGTCGTCTTCGGAATCGTCAACGACGACATACATATAAGTGCGAGGTCGAACGACTCACGCATAAACCTCGACGACGTGATGAGGGAGGCTTTCGGTGACGTCGGAAGCGCGGGAGGACACCATGACATGGCTGGCGCGCAGATACCCCTCGGAATCTTCTCCGACCTCGCCGACTCCGAGGAGTACGTCGACCTCGCGTCGGAGATAATCGAGAGACGTTTCTTCGATGCTATGAACCTGTCCGCGACTACCTCGAACGGAAACGGGGAGTGA
- a CDS encoding Lrp/AsnC ligand binding domain-containing protein, producing MVKAYVLIECETGSIQSIVDDIRGIDAVTDATAVTGEYDIITELEVDQVDQILKTVAGRIHELPGVEDTTTCIST from the coding sequence ATGGTAAAAGCATACGTTCTGATAGAGTGCGAGACGGGATCGATACAGTCGATAGTCGATGACATACGGGGGATAGACGCCGTCACCGACGCTACTGCGGTCACGGGAGAGTACGACATAATCACTGAGCTTGAGGTCGATCAGGTAGACCAGATACTCAAGACGGTCGCAGGACGTATACACGAGCTTCCGGGCGTCGAGGACACGACGACGTGTATATCGACTTAG